In Luteitalea sp. TBR-22, one genomic interval encodes:
- a CDS encoding PAS domain-containing sensor histidine kinase has product MPDAQGRAFRPDATHVAAIVESAMDAIISVDDDQRVVLFNPAAERMFGVPASEALGAPLDRFLPERFRQGHSHHVRRFADTSVTRRAMGALHPLTALRADGSEFPIEASISRVATAEGRTLSVILRDVSERVRHEELLAEYTRDLEQSRADLRALSAKLHDTRETERAHIAREVHDRLGQSLTALSLGLDRLYQDLDRPGPTALALARKECQALSSVVQDAIRVTRRLASELHPAVLDHLGLAAAVEWQAQDFGGRAGLVCHVDVDTTLQVPKEVELPLFRVLQESLTNVVRHAEARTAIVTLHLADGGLELVVEDDGRGVVAPARRGLGLLGMRERLADFGGTVTLSDRPAVKGARLVARVPWPVARREVR; this is encoded by the coding sequence ATGCCAGACGCGCAGGGCCGTGCCTTCCGGCCCGACGCCACACATGTCGCCGCGATCGTCGAGTCCGCCATGGACGCGATCATCTCGGTCGACGATGACCAGCGCGTCGTGCTGTTCAACCCGGCGGCCGAGCGGATGTTCGGCGTGCCGGCAAGCGAGGCGCTCGGCGCGCCGCTCGATAGGTTCCTGCCCGAGCGCTTCCGCCAGGGCCACAGCCATCACGTGCGCAGGTTCGCCGACACCAGCGTGACCCGCCGGGCGATGGGCGCGCTGCACCCGCTGACCGCGCTGCGCGCCGACGGCAGCGAGTTCCCGATCGAGGCGTCGATCTCGCGCGTCGCGACGGCCGAGGGACGCACGCTCTCCGTCATCCTGCGCGACGTCTCCGAGCGGGTGCGGCACGAGGAGCTGCTGGCCGAGTACACGCGCGACCTCGAGCAGTCGCGGGCCGATCTGCGGGCGCTGTCGGCCAAGCTCCACGACACGCGCGAGACCGAACGCGCGCATATCGCCCGCGAGGTGCACGACCGCCTGGGGCAGTCGCTCACCGCGCTGAGCCTCGGACTCGATCGGCTGTACCAGGATCTCGACCGGCCCGGGCCGACGGCGCTGGCGCTGGCGCGCAAGGAGTGCCAGGCGCTCTCGTCGGTCGTGCAGGATGCCATTCGCGTTACGCGACGCCTGGCGTCGGAACTGCACCCGGCGGTGCTCGACCACCTCGGCCTGGCCGCTGCCGTCGAGTGGCAGGCGCAGGACTTCGGGGGGCGCGCGGGCCTGGTCTGCCACGTGGACGTCGACACCACCCTGCAGGTGCCCAAGGAGGTCGAGCTGCCGCTCTTCCGGGTCCTTCAGGAATCGCTGACCAACGTCGTGCGGCATGCCGAGGCCCGCACGGCGATCGTGACGCTCCATCTGGCGGACGGGGGACTGGAACTGGTGGTCGAAGACGATGGGCGCGGAGTGGTGGCGCCGGCGCGCCGGGGGCTGGGGCTGCTCGGCATGCGGGAGCGCCTCGCCGATTTCGGCGGCACGGTGACGCTGTCGGATCGTCCGGCGGTCAAGGGCGCGCGCCTGGTGGCGCGCGTGCCGTGGCCGGTCGCCCGCCGGGAGGTCCGGTGA
- a CDS encoding 6-pyruvoyl-tetrahydropterin synthase-related protein, whose amino-acid sequence MASTQRQHDEDSQPWRAGAWWVAAAYTLLAVAWTWPLARGLGRDLPWDLGDPLLNCWILAWHFHQAGRVLRGDLGAFADWWHPNIFHPSPYGLGQSELLITQAVMGAPVYAVTGNILLTYDLLFLSSFVLAALGAYLLVRSLTRSQLAGVVAGLLYGFALYRVNQGPHLQVLSSQWFPFVLWGLHEWWERGRMRAAILAGLALAAQNLSNGYFLVYAALWLPIYVVAQVLLRRRLGDWRAWLGPLVTAAVGVGLTAPFLYPYLQLRRLGQPPRPLAAVVQYSADSYAWLTANDQLRLWSTHLQTLVRPEGDLFPGLVPIVLALIGQVLIAVERARTITDRRPRATATNPRATATNPRATATNPRATATNSAATASTTSKVGVALGRHDGITNGTRGRNALAWVAGIATLAHVVAILLALFAGEQRFRLGPVTVSITDGARLLVGFAVSLGVWLLIAPRARAQLRDEPQRPVVLWLVLAVLTVWLSLGPIVHIGGRTARTWPSLYAGVYAIVPGADGLRVPPRIAMVTALALAVLGGLAVAELARRRGGAVVAGVLAAAFVAESWPAPVPVNLRIDPAPLQPLVEPVPPRPADHPLAQAFAALPPDAVIVDLPFGSLPYEVWWQYLSIGHWRARVNGYSGDVPPGFLALDQQLGPFPDHLVARPDAAATEGRDVLEALRARGTTHVAVHGGAWPSPATAEALTRWLASAGATPVSTVGATRIWRLHP is encoded by the coding sequence GTGGCGTCGACGCAACGGCAGCACGACGAGGACAGCCAGCCGTGGAGAGCGGGCGCGTGGTGGGTGGCTGCCGCGTACACCCTGCTGGCCGTCGCCTGGACGTGGCCCCTTGCCCGCGGGCTGGGCCGCGACCTGCCCTGGGACCTGGGCGACCCCCTCCTGAACTGCTGGATTCTGGCCTGGCACTTCCACCAGGCCGGGCGCGTCCTGCGTGGCGACCTCGGCGCCTTCGCCGACTGGTGGCACCCCAACATCTTTCATCCGTCGCCCTACGGTCTCGGGCAGTCGGAGCTGTTGATCACGCAGGCGGTCATGGGGGCGCCGGTGTACGCGGTCACCGGCAACATCCTGCTGACCTACGACCTGCTCTTCCTGTCGTCGTTCGTGCTGGCGGCGCTCGGCGCGTACCTGCTGGTGCGCAGCCTCACCCGCAGCCAACTGGCGGGCGTCGTCGCTGGCCTGCTGTACGGGTTCGCGTTGTACCGCGTCAACCAGGGACCGCACCTGCAGGTGCTCTCGTCGCAGTGGTTCCCGTTCGTGCTCTGGGGCCTGCACGAGTGGTGGGAGCGCGGACGGATGAGGGCCGCCATCCTCGCGGGGCTGGCGCTGGCCGCCCAGAACCTGTCGAACGGCTACTTCCTCGTGTACGCCGCGCTGTGGTTGCCGATCTACGTGGTCGCGCAGGTGCTGCTGCGCCGGCGCCTCGGCGATTGGCGCGCCTGGCTCGGTCCCCTCGTGACCGCCGCGGTCGGCGTCGGGCTGACGGCGCCGTTCCTGTATCCATACCTGCAGTTGCGACGCCTCGGGCAGCCGCCCCGCCCGCTCGCCGCCGTGGTGCAGTACAGCGCCGACAGCTACGCGTGGCTGACCGCCAACGACCAGCTGCGGTTGTGGAGCACGCACCTGCAGACGCTCGTGCGACCCGAGGGCGACCTGTTCCCGGGGCTCGTGCCGATCGTCCTCGCGCTGATCGGGCAGGTGCTGATCGCCGTGGAGAGAGCCAGGACGATCACTGACCGTCGCCCAAGGGCGACGGCTACGAACCCAAGGGCGACGGCGACGAACCCAAGGGCGACGGCGACGAACCCAAGGGCGACGGCGACGAACTCCGCGGCGACGGCGTCGACCACGTCGAAGGTAGGCGTCGCCCTTGGACGACACGACGGCATCACGAACGGAACCCGGGGCAGGAACGCCCTTGCGTGGGTCGCCGGCATCGCGACGCTGGCCCACGTCGTCGCGATCCTGCTGGCGCTCTTCGCCGGCGAGCAGCGCTTCCGTCTCGGCCCAGTCACGGTCAGCATCACCGACGGCGCGCGGCTGCTCGTCGGCTTCGCGGTGTCGCTCGGCGTGTGGCTCCTGATCGCGCCGCGTGCCCGCGCTCAGCTGCGCGACGAGCCGCAACGGCCCGTCGTGCTCTGGCTCGTGCTCGCGGTGCTCACGGTGTGGCTGTCGCTGGGACCCATCGTGCACATCGGCGGGCGCACGGCGCGCACCTGGCCGTCGCTCTACGCCGGCGTCTACGCCATCGTCCCGGGCGCCGACGGGCTACGCGTGCCGCCGCGGATCGCGATGGTCACCGCCCTGGCGCTCGCGGTGCTCGGCGGGCTCGCCGTTGCCGAGCTCGCGCGGCGGCGCGGCGGCGCGGTCGTCGCCGGCGTGCTGGCCGCGGCGTTCGTCGCCGAGAGCTGGCCCGCGCCGGTGCCAGTGAACCTGCGCATCGACCCGGCGCCGCTGCAGCCGTTGGTCGAGCCGGTGCCGCCTCGCCCTGCCGACCACCCGCTCGCGCAGGCATTCGCGGCACTGCCGCCCGACGCGGTGATCGTCGACCTGCCGTTCGGCTCGCTGCCCTACGAGGTCTGGTGGCAGTACCTCTCGATCGGCCACTGGCGGGCCCGGGTCAACGGCTACAGCGGCGACGTGCCGCCGGGGTTCCTGGCGCTCGACCAGCAACTCGGGCCGTTCCCCGACCACCTGGTCGCGCGCCCCGACGCCGCGGCCACGGAAGGCCGCGACGTCCTCGAGGCGCTGCGGGCCCGCGGCACGACCCATGTCGCCGTGCACGGCGGCGCCTGGCCGTCGCCGGCGACCGCCGAGGCGCTGACGCGCTGGCTGGCCAGCGCCGGCGCGACGCCGGTGTCCACGGTCGGCGCGACCCGGATCTGGCGTCTTCATCCTTGA
- a CDS encoding pyridoxal phosphate-dependent aminotransferase produces the protein MALTSTPLPVADRVNGFSYAIRNIVVEAKKVEAAGRKVAYLNIGDPIPFGFVTPPHLVEAVAQAMRDGHNGYTPSPGILHAREAVADDFRERGLPVDPDRVLLTSGTSEGIELTLTALLNAGDEVLVPTPTYPLYTAVIAKLGAVESYYRTDPARGWLPDLDHLATLVTPRTRALVVIDPNNPTGAVYPPDVRRALVEFAEKHGLLLIADEVYADLAYDGPVTPLGLIDPDAAIISYSSLSKAYLAPGWRAGWMAVGRTPRLDGLLAGLRKLADGRLCSPGPMQYGITAALRGDRSFQDTLRAQLRERADITTDRLNAIDGITCVRPTGAFYAMPQVALPPGKTDVDYVLGLLRATGVLTVFGSGFGTDPAMGAFRVVFLAPPADLHGIYDRIAAYTSDFLAGRG, from the coding sequence ATGGCGCTGACCAGCACTCCCTTGCCCGTGGCCGACCGTGTCAACGGCTTCAGCTACGCGATCCGGAACATCGTGGTCGAGGCAAAGAAGGTGGAGGCTGCCGGCCGGAAGGTCGCCTACCTCAATATCGGCGACCCGATTCCCTTCGGGTTCGTCACCCCGCCCCACCTGGTCGAGGCGGTCGCCCAGGCGATGCGCGACGGGCACAACGGCTACACGCCGTCCCCGGGGATCCTTCACGCGCGCGAGGCGGTGGCCGACGACTTCCGCGAGCGCGGCCTGCCCGTCGACCCCGATCGGGTGTTGCTCACCTCGGGCACCTCCGAGGGCATCGAGCTGACCCTGACCGCGCTCCTGAACGCCGGCGACGAGGTGCTGGTGCCGACGCCGACCTACCCGCTCTACACGGCGGTGATCGCCAAGCTGGGGGCCGTCGAGTCCTACTACCGCACCGACCCCGCGCGCGGGTGGCTGCCCGACCTCGACCACCTCGCCACCCTGGTCACCCCACGGACGCGGGCGCTGGTGGTCATCGATCCCAACAACCCGACCGGCGCGGTCTATCCACCCGACGTGCGGCGCGCGCTGGTCGAGTTCGCCGAGAAGCACGGCCTGCTGCTCATCGCCGACGAGGTCTACGCCGACCTGGCCTACGACGGCCCGGTCACGCCGCTCGGCCTGATCGATCCGGACGCGGCGATCATCTCGTACTCGTCGCTCTCGAAGGCCTACCTGGCGCCCGGCTGGCGCGCCGGCTGGATGGCCGTCGGTCGCACGCCGCGCCTCGACGGGCTGCTCGCCGGCCTCCGCAAGCTCGCCGACGGGCGGCTGTGCAGTCCCGGGCCGATGCAGTACGGGATCACCGCCGCGCTGCGCGGCGACCGCAGCTTCCAGGACACGCTGCGCGCGCAACTGCGCGAGCGCGCCGACATCACCACCGATCGCCTGAACGCCATCGACGGCATCACCTGCGTGCGGCCCACCGGCGCGTTCTACGCCATGCCGCAGGTGGCGCTGCCGCCCGGCAAGACCGACGTCGACTACGTGCTCGGCCTGTTGCGGGCGACCGGCGTGCTCACCGTGTTCGGCTCGGGCTTCGGCACCGATCCGGCGATGGGCGCCTTCCGCGTCGTGTTCCTCGCGCCACCGGCCGACCTGCACGGGATCTACGACCGCATCGCCGCGTACACGAGCGACTTCCTGGCAGGACGTGGCTGA
- a CDS encoding VWA domain-containing protein codes for MRSLWQAMVGGLGGAALLLTTVHGQQAAPGQAPVATFRSGVSLVSVNAVVKDRRGRPVRNLTRDDFTVFENGAARPIVDFGFSDEGPVSFGVLVDQSGSMTLSNNLDAAREVIRHLLAWFDAGKDEVALFAFDQRLREVQPFTSDASAVTDALPKLSAYGTTALYDAIASTAERLEKRPTPRRALVVVTDGLDTVSTKTVQDVSGIASAIDVPVYVVVVMSPSNHPDRGGSPLRADGEPITTRLANLAYWTGGDMLIASTPAETSQIARRLVVDLRHQYQLAFESSAKAGWHQVAVRTRNPDLQVRARSGYIAQPSSDGN; via the coding sequence ATGCGGAGCCTGTGGCAGGCGATGGTCGGGGGACTCGGGGGAGCGGCACTGCTGCTCACGACGGTCCACGGCCAGCAAGCGGCGCCGGGACAGGCCCCGGTGGCGACGTTCCGCAGCGGCGTGAGCCTGGTGTCGGTCAACGCGGTCGTCAAGGATCGCCGCGGTCGCCCGGTGCGCAACCTCACCCGCGACGATTTCACGGTCTTCGAGAACGGCGCGGCCCGCCCGATCGTCGACTTCGGGTTCTCCGACGAGGGGCCGGTGTCGTTCGGCGTGCTGGTGGACCAGAGCGGCAGCATGACGCTGTCGAACAACCTCGACGCGGCGCGCGAGGTGATCCGGCACCTGCTGGCGTGGTTCGACGCGGGCAAGGACGAAGTGGCGCTGTTTGCCTTCGACCAGCGCCTGCGGGAGGTGCAGCCCTTCACCTCCGATGCCAGCGCCGTGACCGACGCGCTCCCGAAGCTCTCGGCCTACGGCACCACGGCCCTGTACGACGCGATTGCCAGCACCGCGGAGCGCCTGGAGAAGCGGCCGACGCCGCGCCGGGCGCTGGTGGTGGTCACCGACGGCCTCGACACCGTCAGCACCAAGACGGTGCAGGACGTGTCGGGCATCGCCAGCGCCATCGACGTGCCCGTGTACGTCGTGGTGGTGATGTCGCCGTCGAATCATCCGGATCGTGGCGGATCGCCGCTGCGAGCGGACGGCGAGCCGATCACGACGCGGCTCGCCAACCTCGCCTACTGGACCGGCGGGGACATGTTGATCGCATCGACCCCCGCGGAGACGAGCCAGATCGCTCGTCGGCTCGTGGTCGACCTCCGGCACCAGTACCAACTGGCGTTCGAGTCGTCCGCGAAGGCGGGGTGGCACCAGGTGGCCGTGCGCACCCGCAATCCCGACCTGCAGGTCCGGGCGCGCTCCGGGTACATCGCGCAGCCGTCATCGGACGGCAACTGA
- a CDS encoding OmpA family protein encodes MLQRAFIALTVSALAITGTTACATKKFVNTRVGEVDGKVSTLSGDLEKTQQRVNDVDAKAGAAGDAARAADARAAAAGEAAGAARSAAEAAGSRAEALDKAGRRLVYEVVLNEAKGGFKFGKTDLPDDAKAALDKVITDLQADPKGVFFEIEGHTDNVGSPRYNEQLGMKRAEAVKRYLYETHQVPLHKINVISYGEEKPVSDNKTKEGRAENRRIVVRMLS; translated from the coding sequence ATGTTGCAGCGAGCCTTCATTGCCCTCACCGTGAGCGCCCTGGCCATCACCGGCACGACGGCGTGCGCCACCAAGAAGTTCGTCAACACCCGCGTGGGCGAGGTCGACGGCAAGGTCTCCACCCTGTCGGGCGACCTGGAGAAGACGCAGCAGCGGGTCAACGACGTCGACGCCAAGGCCGGCGCCGCCGGTGACGCGGCCCGCGCCGCCGACGCCCGCGCCGCCGCCGCAGGCGAGGCAGCCGGCGCGGCCCGCTCGGCCGCCGAGGCCGCCGGGTCGCGCGCCGAGGCCCTCGACAAGGCCGGGCGCCGCCTGGTGTACGAGGTCGTGCTGAACGAGGCCAAGGGTGGCTTCAAGTTCGGCAAGACGGACCTTCCCGACGACGCCAAGGCGGCGCTGGACAAGGTGATCACCGACCTGCAGGCGGATCCGAAGGGCGTGTTCTTCGAGATCGAGGGCCACACCGACAACGTCGGCTCGCCCCGCTACAACGAGCAGCTCGGCATGAAGCGCGCCGAGGCGGTCAAGCGCTACCTGTACGAGACGCACCAGGTGCCGCTGCACAAGATCAACGTGATCTCGTACGGCGAGGAGAAGCCGGTCTCCGACAACAAGACCAAGGAAGGCCGCGCCGAGAACCGCCGCATCGTCGTCCGCATGTTGTCGTAG
- a CDS encoding cell wall metabolism sensor histidine kinase WalK: MRSGLRSWGPLALAGVLAALLLALASLQWRWLGQISTDERERMRTSLRTQVAQFTQEFDRELTRAYFWLQADRSPAPTPAAIDSVGHFQRWFGTAPHPGLVREIFVVSLPHQGESAGRLAVSRYDRNREGLIALSGIPADVAPIVERLRKQPETTPERGGGPFPAPVAAEGPALVIPRPPVPVVNAGGTIVFSREERPWDYTVVLLDTEYMRKTFIPELLTRHFGEARASAYRVSIVDRASNGEVFCSDPVAARCRIATPDVSEGLFDVRMREFNRFVVVDDRRAQQARGGQSGAAAAQATAPARPPVAPGTPDGPRVAVSVMRTDGPSSRVERQPLWRADFAHQAGSLEAVVASTRRRNLFVSSSVLALLGASIGMLLISSARARKLAAQQMEFVAGVSHELRTPLAVIRSAAENLADGVVGDKEQVQRYGQLIASEGRRLTEMVEQVMEFAGFDAGRTLDVQPVAAIEVAQAAIEASGPLLSETDTHVDIEAPDTPLLVRANQASLARSVQNLISNAVKYGGTDRWVGVRVSPADGRMVAIAVSDHGSGIPEADLAKIFEPFYRGQRALDGHVHGSGLGLSLVDRIVRQHGGRVQVQSSAKGTTFTLLIPGAPEATAPAVVEGAMAPIDARLAGRGQAS; this comes from the coding sequence ATGCGCTCCGGATTGCGATCGTGGGGGCCGCTCGCGCTCGCGGGCGTGCTGGCGGCCCTGCTGCTGGCACTGGCCTCGCTGCAATGGCGATGGCTCGGGCAGATCAGCACCGACGAGCGCGAGCGCATGCGCACCAGCCTGCGCACGCAGGTGGCGCAGTTCACGCAGGAGTTCGATCGCGAGCTCACGCGGGCCTACTTCTGGCTGCAGGCGGACCGGTCGCCGGCCCCCACCCCGGCCGCCATCGACTCGGTCGGCCACTTCCAGCGCTGGTTCGGCACCGCGCCCCACCCCGGACTGGTCCGCGAGATCTTCGTCGTGTCGCTGCCCCACCAGGGGGAGTCGGCCGGACGCCTCGCGGTGTCGCGCTACGACCGCAACCGCGAGGGCCTGATCGCCCTCTCCGGCATTCCCGCCGACGTCGCGCCAATCGTCGAGCGGCTGCGCAAGCAACCCGAGACGACGCCCGAGCGAGGCGGCGGCCCGTTCCCGGCGCCGGTCGCGGCCGAAGGACCGGCGCTGGTGATTCCACGCCCGCCGGTGCCGGTCGTCAACGCAGGCGGCACGATCGTGTTCTCGCGCGAGGAGCGCCCGTGGGACTACACGGTGGTGCTGCTCGACACCGAGTACATGCGCAAGACGTTCATCCCCGAGCTGCTGACGCGCCACTTCGGCGAGGCGCGGGCCTCGGCCTATCGGGTGTCGATCGTCGACCGCGCCAGCAACGGCGAGGTGTTCTGCTCGGACCCGGTGGCGGCGCGTTGCCGCATCGCGACGCCCGATGTCTCCGAGGGGCTGTTCGACGTGCGCATGCGCGAGTTCAACCGCTTCGTGGTCGTCGACGACCGCCGGGCACAACAGGCGCGCGGCGGACAGTCCGGCGCGGCGGCGGCGCAGGCGACGGCGCCGGCCCGGCCGCCCGTCGCCCCCGGCACGCCCGACGGGCCGCGCGTTGCCGTCAGCGTGATGCGAACCGACGGGCCATCGTCGCGCGTCGAGCGCCAGCCGCTCTGGCGCGCCGACTTCGCCCACCAGGCCGGGTCACTCGAGGCCGTCGTGGCCTCGACCCGACGCCGCAACCTGTTCGTGAGCTCGAGCGTGCTGGCGCTCCTCGGCGCCAGCATCGGCATGCTGCTCATCTCGAGCGCGCGGGCGCGCAAGCTGGCGGCGCAACAGATGGAGTTCGTGGCCGGCGTGTCGCACGAGCTGCGCACGCCGCTGGCGGTGATTCGATCGGCGGCCGAGAACCTCGCCGACGGCGTGGTCGGTGACAAGGAGCAGGTGCAGCGGTACGGCCAGCTGATCGCCAGCGAAGGGCGACGCCTCACCGAGATGGTGGAGCAGGTGATGGAGTTCGCGGGCTTCGACGCCGGACGGACCCTCGACGTGCAACCGGTGGCGGCGATCGAGGTGGCGCAGGCGGCCATCGAGGCCTCGGGACCGCTGCTCAGCGAAACCGACACGCACGTCGACATCGAGGCGCCCGACACGCCGCTGCTCGTGCGCGCCAATCAGGCGTCGCTGGCCCGCTCGGTGCAGAACCTGATCTCCAACGCGGTGAAGTACGGCGGCACCGACCGGTGGGTCGGCGTAAGAGTGTCGCCTGCCGACGGCCGCATGGTGGCCATCGCGGTCTCCGATCACGGCAGCGGGATCCCCGAGGCCGATCTGGCGAAGATCTTCGAGCCGTTCTACCGCGGACAGCGCGCCCTCGACGGGCACGTGCACGGCAGTGGGCTCGGCCTCAGCCTCGTGGACCGCATCGTCAGGCAGCACGGAGGCCGGGTGCAGGTACAGAGCAGCGCGAAGGGCACCACGTTCACGCTGCTGATTCCTGGCGCGCCCGAGGCCACCGCCCCGGCGGTCGTGGAAGGCGCCATGGCCCCGATCGATGCACGGCTGGCCGGGCGCGGCCAGGCCTCGTGA
- a CDS encoding response regulator transcription factor, protein MSETSRILLVEDEPGLQLTLSDRLRREGYLVDSAGDGQTGFDKAATGTFDLVLLDVMLPRKNGFDVLRDLRQRGIETPVIMLTARGQVVDTVVGLKLGADDYLAKPFEMMELLARIEARLRRRALPVVTPAAHEGYQFGEIRVDYRSAEVFRGDGTVELSAREYQLLRYLIEHRNEVISRDQLLNEVWGYNAMPSTRTVDVHVAWLRQKIEPNPRHPQFLLTVHGLGYRFVG, encoded by the coding sequence GTGAGCGAGACGTCGCGGATCCTGCTCGTCGAGGACGAGCCCGGCCTCCAGCTGACGCTGTCGGATCGCCTGCGCCGTGAGGGCTACCTCGTCGATTCGGCCGGGGATGGGCAGACCGGCTTCGACAAGGCCGCCACCGGCACGTTCGACCTGGTGCTGCTCGACGTGATGCTCCCGCGCAAGAACGGCTTCGACGTCCTGCGCGACCTCCGGCAGCGCGGGATCGAGACCCCGGTGATCATGCTCACAGCCCGCGGCCAGGTGGTGGACACCGTGGTGGGACTCAAGCTCGGCGCCGACGACTACCTGGCCAAGCCCTTCGAGATGATGGAGCTGCTCGCGCGCATCGAGGCGCGCCTGCGGCGCCGCGCGCTGCCGGTGGTCACCCCCGCGGCCCACGAGGGCTACCAGTTCGGCGAGATCCGGGTGGACTACCGCAGCGCCGAGGTGTTCCGCGGCGACGGGACGGTGGAACTGTCGGCGCGCGAGTACCAGTTGCTGCGGTATCTGATCGAGCACCGCAACGAGGTGATCTCGCGCGACCAGCTGCTCAACGAGGTGTGGGGCTACAACGCGATGCCCTCGACCCGGACGGTCGACGTCCACGTCGCGTGGCTGCGTCAGAAGATCGAGCCCAACCCGCGGCACCCGCAGTTCCTGCTGACGGTGCACGGGCTGGGCTACCGGTTCGTGGGGTAG
- a CDS encoding CHRD domain-containing protein: MQGRVRLAAAVCAAVLCAASAAFAQNPNRVTVRAMLGGSNEVPAVSAGAHGEAVVTVDRGAGTIDYEVNIFNLPSGIVGSHIHVGTAGVNGPIVINFPVAAVGQSGAFQLKGSARASELVARPEAGVRFFEEAAFAIASGAAYVNVHTQANPGGEIRGQLCPESALANTFNGVALCTQPPRR; this comes from the coding sequence ATGCAGGGACGAGTTCGCCTTGCCGCAGCCGTGTGCGCTGCGGTCCTGTGCGCGGCGTCGGCCGCGTTCGCCCAGAACCCCAACCGTGTCACCGTCCGCGCCATGCTGGGAGGAAGCAATGAAGTGCCGGCCGTGAGCGCCGGTGCACATGGCGAGGCCGTGGTCACCGTCGACCGCGGCGCCGGTACCATCGACTACGAGGTCAACATCTTCAACCTGCCCTCGGGCATCGTCGGCTCGCACATCCACGTGGGCACGGCGGGCGTGAACGGTCCGATCGTCATCAACTTCCCGGTGGCGGCAGTCGGCCAGTCGGGGGCGTTCCAGTTGAAGGGAAGCGCGCGGGCGAGCGAGCTCGTCGCGCGGCCAGAGGCCGGCGTGCGGTTCTTCGAGGAAGCGGCGTTCGCGATCGCGAGCGGCGCGGCCTACGTCAACGTGCACACGCAGGCCAACCCCGGCGGAGAGATCAGGGGGCAGTTGTGTCCCGAGAGCGCGCTGGCCAACACGTTCAACGGCGTGGCGCTCTGCACGCAGCCGCCGCGGCGGTAG
- a CDS encoding aminotransferase class V-fold PLP-dependent enzyme — protein sequence MTSRRAFLARLGTTGTVVAAALTADGLSHMAHAADQARGRTPADLAADEDFWREIQLGFTLDRTVINLNNGGVCPSPRVVHEAFKRYLDHANQAPVFNMWQEQETNLERVRMGLARDAGCDPEELAITRNASEALQIAQLGIDLAPGDEVVTTTQDYGRMLDTWEQRVRRDGIVLTKVSFPVPPPSMADLTQRLERALTPKTKVLHFCHITNLTGQIFPVADICRVARRRGVQTIVDGAHAFGHFPFRISELGCDYYGTSLHKWLLAPIGTGFLYVRKERIPALWPLTPAAASKAADIRKFEEVGTHPAANHNAIAEARVYHHTIGGDRKIARLQYLRNRWMTRLAEHPKAKIHTSFDPAQGGAIGNLGTPGLDSARLAAHLYAQHRIIVTPIKHAEFEGIRVTPNVYTTLEEVDTFADTMERILEKGLPATA from the coding sequence ATGACCTCGCGCCGCGCGTTTCTCGCCCGCCTTGGCACCACCGGCACCGTCGTCGCTGCCGCCCTCACCGCCGATGGCCTGAGTCATATGGCGCACGCCGCCGACCAGGCTCGGGGGCGGACGCCGGCCGATCTGGCCGCCGATGAAGATTTCTGGCGTGAGATCCAGCTCGGCTTCACACTCGACCGGACGGTCATCAACCTGAACAACGGCGGCGTCTGCCCGAGCCCCCGCGTGGTCCATGAAGCGTTCAAGCGCTACCTCGACCACGCCAACCAGGCGCCCGTGTTCAACATGTGGCAGGAGCAGGAAACCAACCTCGAGCGCGTGCGGATGGGCCTGGCCAGGGATGCCGGCTGCGATCCCGAGGAACTCGCCATCACCCGCAACGCCAGCGAGGCGCTGCAGATCGCCCAGCTCGGCATCGACCTCGCCCCGGGCGACGAGGTCGTCACGACCACCCAGGACTACGGCCGCATGCTCGACACCTGGGAGCAGCGCGTCCGCCGCGACGGCATCGTGCTGACCAAGGTGTCGTTCCCCGTGCCGCCCCCGTCGATGGCCGACCTCACCCAGCGGCTCGAGCGCGCGCTGACCCCGAAGACCAAGGTCCTCCACTTCTGCCACATCACCAACCTCACCGGGCAGATCTTCCCGGTGGCCGACATCTGCCGGGTGGCCCGCCGCCGCGGCGTCCAGACGATCGTCGACGGCGCGCACGCCTTCGGCCACTTCCCCTTCCGGATCAGCGAGCTCGGCTGCGACTACTACGGCACCAGCCTGCACAAGTGGCTGCTCGCGCCCATCGGCACCGGGTTCCTCTACGTGCGGAAGGAGCGCATCCCGGCCCTCTGGCCGCTCACGCCGGCCGCCGCGAGCAAGGCCGCCGACATCCGCAAGTTCGAGGAAGTGGGCACGCACCCGGCCGCGAACCACAACGCCATCGCCGAGGCCCGCGTCTACCACCACACGATCGGCGGCGACCGCAAGATCGCCCGGCTGCAGTACCTGCGCAATCGCTGGATGACGCGCCTGGCGGAGCACCCGAAGGCGAAGATCCACACGAGCTTCGACCCCGCGCAGGGCGGCGCCATCGGCAACCTCGGCACGCCAGGCCTCGACTCGGCGCGCCTGGCCGCCCACCTCTACGCGCAGCACCGCATCATCGTCACGCCCATCAAGCACGCCGAGTTCGAGGGCATCCGCGTCACGCCCAACGTCTACACCACGCTCGAGGAGGTGGACACGTTCGCCGACACGATGGAGCGGATTCTCGAGAAGGGCCTGCCGGCGACGGCTTAG